The following proteins come from a genomic window of Cydia pomonella isolate Wapato2018A chromosome 28, ilCydPomo1, whole genome shotgun sequence:
- the LOC133532854 gene encoding uncharacterized protein LOC133532854 translates to MDTIVNDCKGTSIKGCVSQCEMQEYGVIDTNGRYVDNETAKYYFGKWFLNHLYLNIIDETEANNVVKKCMSVNEHITEDCHRAEQVNKCLDFESKMYRDQWEV, encoded by the exons ATGGATACGATAGTGAATGATTGTAAAGGCACATCAATCAAGGGTTGTGTCTCTCAGTGTGAAATGCAGGAATATGGTGTA ATAGATACGAACGGACGGTACGTGGATAATGAAACAGCAAAATATTATTTCGGGAAATGGTTCTTAAAtcatttatatttgaatataatcGACGAAACTGAAGCCAACAACGTCGTTAAAAAATGCATGAgtg TGAACGAGCACATTACCGAGGACTGCCATCGAGCTGAACAAGTGAACAAGTGCTTAGATTTTGAATCCAAGATG
- the LOC133533068 gene encoding uncharacterized protein LOC133533068 has product MVSGTFSVYMTAALWAQLPLSCLVLNNQGNGNETQPGAENVDLILNNTDNGNETQPGEENVITPESLKLIEEDCRNSTNETCAMHCYYETLGIIDEHGWYVESKGIEFMNIVLMNYGIINYQETQFYQIATTCNRVNKNITQGCQRGEEVATCLNEEMKKITPEILKLIKENCRNSTNETCAMHCYYETIGIIDEDGWYVESKATELMTFEIIKNQETQFYQMAKNCNSVNKNITKGCQRGEEVAMCLNKEMKKAS; this is encoded by the exons ATGGTGTCAGGAACGTTCAGCGTCTACATGACAGCGGCGCTGTGGGCACAGCTGCCTCTTTCCTGTTTG GTACTAAATAACCAAGGCAACGGGAACGAGACGCAGCCCGGAGCGGAAAACGTG GACCTAATCCTAAATAATACGGACAACGGGAACGAGACGCAGCCCGGAGAGGAGAACGTG ATAACGCCCGAAAGTTTAAAGTTGATTGAAGAAGATTGCCGCAACAGCACAAACGAGACTTGTGCCATGCATTGTTACTACGAGACACTTGGAATT ATAGATGAGCACGGATGGTACGTGGAGAGTAAAGGGATAGAATTTATGAATATTGTTTTAATGAATTATGGAATCATAAATTATCAAGAAACTCAATTCTACCAAATCGCTACAACATGCAACCgtg TGAATAAGAATATCACTCAGGGCTGCCAACGAGGCGAAGAAGTGGCAACGTGCTTAAATGAAGAAATGAAAAAA ATAACGCCCGAAATATTAAAGTTGATTAAAGAAAATTGCCGCAACAGCACAAACGAGACTTGTGCTATGCATTGTTACTATGAGACAATTGGAATT ATAGATGAGGACGGATGGTATGTGGAAAGTAAAGCAACTGAATTAATGACTTTTGAAATCATAAAAAACCAAGAAACTCAATTCTACCAAATGGCTAAAAACTGCAACAgtg TGAACAAGAATATCACTAAGGGCTGCCAACGAGGCGAAGAAGTGGCAATGTGCTTGAATAAAGAAATGAAGAAGGCAAGCTAA